The following is a genomic window from Niabella soli DSM 19437.
CCCAACACTACTACGCTCAACACCGGCAGTGGCGCGAACAACCCATTCACTACTCACCTTTCACCATTGCCTAATTCCTCACCGGCTTCCCGGTCTTGATCACGCTTTGCAACCGCTCCAGGGTTTTGCGTTCGCCGCATAATGATAAAAAATTCTGCCGTTCCAGGTCCAATAGATATTGTTCCGATACCAATGTAGCTTCACTCAAATCGCCGCCGCACATAACATAAGCTAATTTCCTTGCCACCAGCGCATCATGATCCGTTGCATAATTCCCTTTTTGCATACCATTAATACCTGCTAACAATGCACCCAGCGCACTGCGCCCAAGCACTTTAATATCCGTTCTGGGAACCGGCGCCACGTAACCATTATCATACAGGTCAATAATACTGCGCTTTGCTTCGGCTACCCGGTAATCGGGGTTCATCACTACTTCATCCACTCCTTTGCGGTAATACCCCAAGTCAAAAGCCTCAAATGCCGAAGTAGCTACTTTAGCCGTTGCCACCGTCAGGAAGCGGTTTTGTAACGGTATATTTTCAGGCTCGCCATGCTGCACATCATCCGCCGCCCGCAATGCAAATTCTTTGGTGCCGCCACCGCCGGGTATCAGGCCTACGCCCAATTCTACCAATCCCGTGTAGGTTTCAGCAGCCGCAAACACTTTGTCGGCGTGCATACTCAGCTCGCAGCCCCCGCCCAATGCCAGTCCATGCGGCGCTACCACAACCGGCACAGAAGCGTACCGGGCACGCATAGTGGTATTCTGGAACAGACGCACGGCCATATCCAGTTCATCGTATTCCTGTTCTATAGCCAGCATAAAGATCATACCTACATTAGCCCCGGCCGAAAAATTAGCCCCTTCATTAGCGATCACCAGCCCTTTAAATCCTTTTTCCGCCTTCTCAATAGCCGTTTGTATGCCGCCCAATACGTCGCCGCCAATAGTGCCCATTTTGGTATTCCATTGCAGGCCCAGCACTTCATCACCGATATCATATAGTTTGCAGCTATTATTCTTCCATACGATTTTGTCGGAATAATTACTTAAAATAATAAAAGCATCGCTTCCCGGTAGCAGTTTATAGGTTTTGCTTGCCGGATCATACGCCTTCCGTTTCCCGTTCTCAGTAATATAAAACGTTTTGTTTCCTGCAGCCAGCATTGCATCTACCCAGGGCGCAACGGAGTATCCGGCCGCTTTCATCGCCTCCACTGTTTTGGCTACGCCCACTGCATCCCAGCTTTCAAAAGCGCCGATCTCCCAGCCAAAGCCGGCTTTC
Proteins encoded in this region:
- a CDS encoding 3-hydroxyacyl-CoA dehydrogenase/enoyl-CoA hydratase family protein, translated to MKRTIKRVAVLGSGVMGSRIACHFAGAGIPVLLLDIATPQEAGGKTIDKNKTVKDALAAAIKSNPSPVFTKAVVQKITTGNFDDNLKDIAGCDWVIEVVVERLDIKQQLFEKVEQYRRPGTLITSNTSGIPIHLMTEGRSDDFKKHFCGTHFFNPPRYLRLLEIIPTPDTDGSVIDFLLQFGGRILGKTTVLCKDTPAFIANRVGVFSIMSIFSLMDKLGLTIDEIEALTGPVIGRPKSATFRTADVVGIDTLVKVAKGVYDNCPQDEAKELFAIPAWLEKMVENKWLGDKTGQGFFKKVKTDKGASEILTLNLKTFEYGPRVKAKFASLEPAKLIEDLPSKLKALLAGGDKAGEFYRKFHYGLFSYVSHRIPEISDELYRIDDAMKAGFGWEIGAFESWDAVGVAKTVEAMKAAGYSVAPWVDAMLAAGNKTFYITENGKRKAYDPASKTYKLLPGSDAFIILSNYSDKIVWKNNSCKLYDIGDEVLGLQWNTKMGTIGGDVLGGIQTAIEKAEKGFKGLVIANEGANFSAGANVGMIFMLAIEQEYDELDMAVRLFQNTTMRARYASVPVVVAPHGLALGGGCELSMHADKVFAAAETYTGLVELGVGLIPGGGGTKEFALRAADDVQHGEPENIPLQNRFLTVATAKVATSAFEAFDLGYYRKGVDEVVMNPDYRVAEAKRSIIDLYDNGYVAPVPRTDIKVLGRSALGALLAGINGMQKGNYATDHDALVARKLAYVMCGGDLSEATLVSEQYLLDLERQNFLSLCGERKTLERLQSVIKTGKPVRN